A section of the Methanococcus vannielii SB genome encodes:
- a CDS encoding MATE family efflux transporter has product MKQVYDLGLENINKLLARYLVPSVLGTTIIGIYSIIDGIFIGRYVGTDGLAGVTLAFPISVAVGSIGLMIGYGACANISVKLGKRDFNGANAILSVSLIYILIFGTFITFFGSLLLNNLIEIMNIPKNLESYVLNYSRVIIFGSLATITAYSLDAILRNDGFPKKSMYILIIVSISNIVLDYILIAILNFGVLGAAFATIIAQTLGSLIYLHHFIFGTSNLVFQKNKIHLEYITIVKILKTGFSPFIMELAFGFLMLIHNIQFLRYGSSIDVSAYGIVIYVTSFLYMGYLGISDGIQPLISYNYGAKKFKRVFEVLKKAIFINFLMGIISFILILRYPKKIIHVFNPYDALLVTQTVHGLIIHNFSLLILGISMIIILYFQATENSKIAGFLSLGRSILFIIPALLIFPKYLGVSGIWLSTVFSEYLCLLFGLFFFFRSVKKNIWAKKDI; this is encoded by the coding sequence ATGAAACAAGTTTACGATTTAGGACTTGAAAACATTAATAAATTATTGGCTAGGTATTTAGTTCCATCAGTTCTTGGAACTACAATAATTGGAATTTACAGCATTATTGACGGCATTTTTATCGGTAGATACGTTGGTACTGACGGCCTTGCAGGAGTAACACTTGCATTTCCCATTTCTGTTGCAGTAGGATCTATTGGACTAATGATTGGTTACGGAGCTTGTGCAAATATATCCGTTAAGCTTGGGAAAAGAGATTTTAACGGAGCAAATGCAATATTAAGTGTTTCTTTAATCTATATTTTAATATTTGGAACATTTATTACATTTTTTGGTTCATTACTATTGAATAATTTAATAGAAATTATGAATATTCCAAAAAACCTTGAATCTTACGTTTTAAATTATTCTAGAGTAATTATTTTTGGAAGCCTTGCAACAATTACTGCATATTCCCTTGATGCAATTTTAAGAAATGATGGCTTTCCGAAAAAATCCATGTATATTTTAATAATAGTGTCAATATCTAACATTGTTTTAGATTATATTTTAATTGCAATACTTAATTTCGGAGTACTTGGTGCCGCATTTGCAACAATTATTGCACAAACATTAGGTTCTTTGATATATCTACACCACTTTATATTTGGAACGTCAAACCTTGTTTTTCAAAAAAATAAAATACATTTAGAATATATAACAATAGTAAAAATCTTAAAAACAGGTTTTTCGCCGTTTATAATGGAATTGGCTTTTGGATTTTTAATGCTTATTCATAATATTCAATTTTTACGTTACGGAAGTTCCATTGACGTTTCTGCATATGGTATCGTGATATATGTTACCTCTTTTTTATATATGGGATATTTAGGAATATCTGATGGCATCCAACCGCTAATTAGTTATAATTATGGTGCAAAGAAATTTAAAAGAGTTTTTGAAGTTTTAAAAAAGGCGATATTTATAAATTTTTTAATGGGGATAATATCGTTTATTTTAATTTTAAGGTATCCAAAAAAAATTATACATGTATTTAACCCATATGATGCATTATTAGTTACCCAAACAGTGCATGGTCTTATTATTCATAATTTTTCACTTTTAATCCTTGGAATTTCAATGATTATAATACTGTACTTTCAAGCAACAGAAAACTCAAAAATTGCAGGTTTTCTCTCATTAGGGCGAAGCATTTTATTTATTATACCAGCTCTGCTTATTTTTCCAAAGTATCTTGGAGTTAGCGGAATATGGCTTTCAACGGTATTTTCAGAATACTTATGTCTTTTATTTGGGTTATTTTTTTTCTTTAGAAGTGTTAAAAAAAATATCTGGGCAAAAAAAGATATTTAA
- a CDS encoding aspartate dehydrogenase, giving the protein MLKVGIVGCGAVASLITKALLSERIPKARVLAFYDVNYEKAKKLSEETGAESCVSIDELVSKDLDLILECASVSAVEETVLKSILSGKDVIIMSVGAFANKKLFLNLYKLAEEKNQKIYVPSGAVAGIDAIKAGSLGQISDVTLTTTKPVMGLKDAILDLGLKPEEITEPKVVFEGNVFEAISKFPQNINVSVVLSLASKYPAKVKIIADPNLIVNRHEILVKGSIGTIKTCVENNPCKDNPKTSALAAFSVMRLIKDLSEPIRIGT; this is encoded by the coding sequence ATGTTAAAAGTCGGGATTGTAGGCTGTGGTGCAGTAGCATCACTTATAACAAAAGCACTGCTTTCGGAAAGAATACCTAAAGCAAGGGTTTTGGCGTTTTATGATGTAAATTATGAAAAAGCAAAAAAACTTTCAGAAGAAACTGGGGCAGAATCCTGTGTTTCAATTGACGAACTTGTATCAAAAGATCTCGATTTAATTTTGGAATGTGCATCAGTAAGTGCAGTCGAAGAAACTGTATTAAAATCTATCTTAAGTGGAAAAGATGTTATAATAATGAGTGTAGGGGCTTTTGCTAATAAAAAATTGTTTTTGAATCTTTATAAGCTTGCTGAAGAAAAAAACCAAAAAATATATGTTCCATCAGGTGCAGTTGCAGGAATTGATGCAATTAAGGCAGGATCATTAGGTCAAATATCTGATGTTACCTTAACAACAACAAAACCAGTTATGGGATTAAAAGATGCAATACTAGATTTGGGGCTGAAACCTGAGGAAATAACGGAACCAAAAGTGGTTTTCGAAGGAAATGTTTTCGAAGCTATTTCAAAATTTCCCCAAAACATAAATGTTTCAGTAGTACTTTCACTAGCTTCTAAATATCCCGCAAAGGTTAAAATTATTGCAGACCCCAATTTAATTGTAAACCGGCACGAAATATTAGTTAAGGGCTCAATTGGAACAATTAAAACATGTGTTGAAAATAACCCTTGTAAGGATAATCCAAAAACGTCTGCACTTGCTGCATTTTCAGTTATGCGGTTGATAAAAGATTTATCTGAACCTATTCGAATAGGGACGTAA
- the xseA gene encoding exodeoxyribonuclease VII large subunit yields the protein MLQLTLESAFSNTLSVSELNLYVKNTLENDLILKRASIKGEISNCILHRSGHIYFTLKDEEGAIDCVMFKGDARLLNFIPKDGIKVIVTGKVSIYAKTGKYQVYCNSMEKEGIGELYIKFEKLKEKLEKEGLFDELKKKKIPRYAKNIGIITSPTGAALTDIIKVTRLRNRSVNLLIYPASVQGENAPSEIINGISKLNNHKDIDLIILARGGGAIEDLWCFNDESLARAIFKSEKPIVTGIGHEIDFTIADFVSDLRAATPSNAAEISVFNEFELISKLKNLEKNLSTKILTDISKKAYEVDFLYSKFEKNSPNSKIEKQKAILERYNALITHEIKNKFAYELKRFEKAHSLLNAYNPLNVLNKGYTIIQNPDGRIISSKELLKSKKELKIIFKDGIVDVNITLKDRVR from the coding sequence ATGCTCCAACTAACATTAGAAAGTGCTTTTTCAAACACATTGTCTGTTTCAGAATTAAATTTATACGTGAAAAACACTTTAGAAAATGATTTAATATTAAAACGTGCTTCAATCAAAGGAGAAATTTCCAATTGCATACTACATCGGTCAGGACATATTTATTTTACACTAAAAGATGAAGAAGGCGCAATTGACTGCGTAATGTTTAAAGGGGATGCACGGCTCCTTAATTTTATTCCAAAAGATGGAATAAAAGTAATAGTTACAGGAAAGGTTTCAATATATGCTAAAACTGGAAAGTACCAAGTTTACTGTAATTCTATGGAAAAGGAGGGAATCGGCGAGTTATACATAAAATTTGAAAAATTAAAGGAAAAACTTGAAAAAGAAGGACTTTTTGATGAATTAAAAAAGAAAAAAATTCCAAGATATGCAAAAAATATTGGAATAATAACATCACCAACCGGAGCTGCATTAACGGATATTATAAAGGTTACAAGACTTAGAAATCGGTCAGTTAATTTATTGATATATCCTGCATCAGTTCAGGGTGAAAATGCGCCTTCTGAGATAATAAACGGAATTTCCAAGCTTAATAATCATAAAGATATCGATTTAATAATTCTAGCACGAGGAGGGGGTGCAATTGAAGATTTATGGTGTTTTAACGATGAATCACTTGCAAGAGCCATTTTTAAATCAGAAAAACCAATAGTTACAGGAATAGGGCATGAAATAGACTTTACAATAGCAGATTTTGTAAGCGATTTAAGGGCAGCAACTCCTTCAAATGCTGCTGAAATTTCAGTATTTAATGAATTTGAATTAATTTCAAAATTGAAAAATCTTGAAAAAAACCTAAGTACGAAAATTTTAACTGACATTTCAAAGAAAGCTTATGAAGTAGATTTTTTGTATTCAAAGTTTGAAAAAAACAGCCCTAACTCAAAAATTGAAAAACAAAAAGCAATTCTTGAACGTTACAATGCATTAATAACTCACGAAATTAAAAATAAATTTGCATACGAGTTAAAGCGTTTTGAAAAGGCCCATTCTCTTTTAAATGCGTATAATCCATTAAATGTACTTAATAAAGGGTACACGATAATTCAAAATCCTGATGGAAGAATAATAAGCTCTAAAGAATTATTAAAGTCAAAAAAAGAATTAAAAATAATATTTAAAGATGGAATTGTAGATGTAAATATTACTTTAAAAGATAGGGTGAGATAA
- a CDS encoding PRC-barrel domain-containing protein, with protein sequence MAIKISDLLNKKIYTTEAIYVGKVYDAMVDTDKAAISGIVITDVSSGCLNETIDDPTKKIVLPFNLISAIGNIILIKPPITGKF encoded by the coding sequence ATGGCAATCAAAATTAGCGACTTATTAAACAAAAAAATATACACAACTGAGGCTATTTATGTTGGAAAGGTATACGATGCAATGGTTGATACCGATAAGGCTGCAATAAGTGGTATTGTTATTACTGATGTTTCAAGCGGATGCTTAAATGAAACTATTGATGATCCTACAAAGAAAATAGTACTGCCATTTAATCTAATCTCCGCAATTGGGAACATTATTTTAATAAAACCTCCTATTACAGGTAAATTTTAA